A genomic segment from Glycine soja cultivar W05 chromosome 18, ASM419377v2, whole genome shotgun sequence encodes:
- the LOC114395406 gene encoding importin beta-like SAD2 produces MDLSSLAVILQAALSPNPDERKAAEQGLNQFQYAPQHLVRLLQIIVDNNVDMGVRQVASIHFKNFIAKNWSPLDDTQQKISQSDKDVVRDHILVFVTQVPPLLRVQLGECLKTVIHSDYPEQWPHLLDWVKHNLQDQQVHGALYVLRILSRKYEFKSDEERVPVYRVVDETFPHLLNIFNRLVQIVNPSLEVADLIKLICKIFWSSIYLEIPKLLFDQNIFNAWMMLFLNILERPVPSEGQPVDPDLRKSWGWWKVKKWTVHILNRLYTRFGDLKLQNPENRAFAQMFQKHYAGKILECHLNLLNVIRVGGYLPDRVINLILQYLSNSISRNSMYTLLQPRLDVLLFEIVFPLMCFNDNDQKLWDEDPHEYVRKGYDIIEDLYSPRTASMDFVSELVRKRGKENLQKFIQFIVEIFRRYDEVSAEHKPYRQKDGALLAIGALCDKLKQTEPYKSELERMLVQHVFPEFSSPVGHLRAKAAWVAGQYAHINFSDQNNFRRALQCVVSRMQDSELPVRVDSVFALRSFIEACKDLNEIRPILPQLLDEFFKLMNEVENEDLVFTLETIVDKFGEEMAPYALGLCQNLAAAFWRCMNTAEADEEADDPGALAAVGCLRAISTILESVSRLPHLFVQIEPTLLPIMRRMLTTDGQEVFEEVLEIVSYMTFFSPTISLDMWSLWPLMMEALADWAIDFFPNILVPLDNYISRGTAHFLTCKEPDYQQSLWNMISSIMSDKNMEDNDIVPAPKLIEVVFQNCRGQVDHWLEPYLRITVERLRHTEKAYLKCLFMQVIADALYYNAALTLSILQKLGVASEIFHLWFHLLQQVKKSGMRANFKREHEKKVCCLGLTSLLALPADQLPAEALGQVFRANLDLLVAYKEQVAEAAKEEEAEDDDDMDGFQTDDEDEDGSGFEKEMGVDADDGEDTDTITLRKLAEQAKSFRPHDDDDDDSDDDFSDDEELQSPIDEVDPFVFFVDTIKVIQSSDPSRFVNLTQTLEFNYQALANGVAQHAEQRRAEIEKEKLEKSTAATAS; encoded by the exons ATGGATCTTTCGAGTCTCGCTGTTATACTCCAGGCCGCTCTCAGTCCCAATCCGGACGAGCGGAAAGCAGCTGAGCAGGGCTTGAATCAG TTTCAGTATGCGCCTCAGCATCTGGTGAGGCTGTTACAAATCATTGTAGACAACAACgttgacatgggtgtacgacAAGTGGCTAGTATTCATTTCAAGAACTTTATTGCCAAAAATTGGTCTCCTCTTGATG ATACCCAACAGAAGATCTCTCAGAGTGATAAAGATGTGGTGAGGGATCACATTCTCGTGTTTGTAACCCAGGTTCCTCCTTTGTTGAG GGTACAGCTTGGTGAATGCCTTAAAACAGTTATACATTCTGATTATCCTGAGCAGTGGCCTCATCTTCTTGACTGGGTGAAGCATAACTTACAGGATCAACAAGTCCATGGTGCCTTGTATGTGCTGCGGATTCTTTCTAGAAAATATGA GTTCAAGTCAGATGAGGAAAGGGTACCAGTTTATCGCGTTGTTGACGAGACATTTCCTCACCTGCTCAATATATTTAACAGGCTTGTCCAGATTGTTAATCCATCACTTGAAGTAGCTGATTTAATCAAGCTTATCTGTAAAATATTCTGGTCCTCAATATAT TTGGAGATTCCTAAGCTGTTGTTTGATCAAAATATCTTCAATGCTTGGATGAtgctatttttaaatatattggaGAGGCCTGTCCCCTCTGAAGGTCAGCCTGTTGATCCTGATCTTAGAAAATCATGGGGTTGGTGGAAGGTCAAGAAATGGACAGTTCACATTCTCAATAGGCTCTACACTCG TTTTGGAGACTTGAAGCTGCAAAACCCCGAAAACAGAGCCTTTGCTCAaatgtttcagaagcattaTGCGGGGAAAATTTTAGAGTGCCACTTAAATCTGTTAAATGTCATTCGTGTAGGTGGCTATTTACCTGACAGAGTTATCAACCTAATTCTTCAATATCTAAGCAACAG CATTTCAAGGAATAGTATGTATACTCTGCTGCAACCACGGCTTGATGTCCTTCTTTTTGAAATAGTGTTCCCCCTTATGTGCTTCAATGATAATGATCAAAAGCTTTGGGATGAAGATCCACATGAATATGTAAGGAAAGGCTATG ACATTATTGAAGATTTGTATAGTCCTAGGACTGCTTCCATGGATTTTGTGAGTGAGTTGGTTCGAAAACGTGGGAAAGAAAATCttcaaaaatttattcaatTCATTGTTGAAATTTTCAGAAG GTATGATGAAGTTTCTGCAGAACACAAGCCCTATAGACAGAAAGATGGTGCGCTTCTTGCTATCGGGGCACTTTGTGACAAATTGAAGCAGACCGAGCCATACAAATCGGAACTTGAGCGTATGTTAGTGCAACATGTCTTTCCTGAGTTCAGCAGTCCTGTTGGCCACCTTAGGGCTAAG GCAGCATGGGTTGCAGGACAATATGCCCATATTAACTTCTCAGACCAGAACAACTTCCGGAGGGCTTTGCAGTGTGTTGTATCCAGAATGCAGGATTCTGAACTTCCTGTGCGTGTTGATTCAGTTTTTGCTTTGCGTTCTTTTATTGAAGCTTGCAAAG ATTTGAATGAAATCCGTCCTATTCTTCCTCAACTCCTTGATG AGTTTTTCAAACTTATGAATGAAGTTGAGAATGAGGACCTTGTATTTACATTGGAGACTATTGTGGACAAGTTTGGGGAAGAGATGGCCCCTTATGCACTTGGTCTTTGCCAAAATttg GCCGCTGCATTTTGGAGGTGTATGAACACTGCAGAAGCTGATGAAGAAGCTGATGATCCAGGTGCTCTTGCTGCAGTTGGTTGTTTACGTGCTATTAGCACAATACTTGAATCAGTGAGCAGGCTTCCACATCTTTTTGTTCAAATTGAACCTACTTTGCTTCCCATAATGCGTAGAATGTTAACAACCGATGGTCAAG AGGtttttgaagaagttttggaGATTGTATCATATATGACTTTTTTCTCTCCAACAATTTCATTGGATATGTGGAGTCTTTGGCCATTGATGATGGAAGCACTGGCGGATTGGGCAATTGATTTCTTTCCAA ATATTTTGGTTCCTTTGGACAACTATATTTCAAGGGGAACTGCTCATTTCCTTACTTGCAAAGAGCCTGACTATCAACAGAGTTTATGGAACATGATTTCATCC ATTATGTCGGATAAAAATATGGAGGACAATGATATTGTGCCGGCTCCAAAGCTTATTGAAGTTGTCTTCCAGAATTGCAGAGGACAAGTGGATCACTGGCTTGAGCCGTATCTCAGAATTACGGTTGAACGCTTGCGTCACACTGAAAAAGCTTATTTGAAATGTCTTTTCATGCAAGTG ATTGCAGATGCTCTTTACTACAATGCAGCTCTGACTCTCAGTATATTGCAAAAGCTAGGTGTTGCATCAGAAATATTCCATCTTTGGTTCCATTTGCTGCAACAAGTTAAGAAGAGTGGAATGCGTGCTAATTTTAAAAG GGAACATGAAAAGAAAGTATGCTGCCTTGGTTTAACCTCATTACTGGCACTCCCAGCTGATCAATTGCCAGCAGAGGCTTTAGGTCAGGTGTTCCGGGCCAATCTTGATCTTCTAGTTGCCTACAAGGAACAAGTTGCAG AAGCTGCAAAAGAGGAGGAAgctgaagatgatgatgatatggATGGTTTTCAAACCgatgatgaagatgaggatGGCAGTGGTTTTGAAAAGGAAATGGGAGTTGATGCTGATGATGGAGAGGACACCGATACTATCACACTTAGAAAGTTGGCCGAACAG GCGAAGTCTTTCCGGccccatgatgatgatgatgatgattcagaTGATGACTTTAGTGATGATGAAGAGTTGCAGTCCCCAATTGACGAGGTCgatccttttgttttctttgtggATACAATCAAAG TGATACAATCATCGGATCCATCGAGGTTTGTGAACCTTACCCAAACGCTTGAGTTTAATTATCAAGCTCTCGCTAATGGTGTTGCCCAGCATGCTGAGCAGAGAAGGGCagaaattgaaaaggaaaaactagAGAAGTCAACGGCTGCCACAGCTTCTTAA
- the LOC114396445 gene encoding aspartic proteinase-like protein 2, whose amino-acid sequence MEMLRRSSRRLFVSACLWLLLSLSPSPSPLSVISAAHGVFNVKCKYQDRTLSALKAHDYRRQLSLLAGVDLPLGGSGRPDAVGLYYAKIGIGTPPKNYYLQVDTGSDIMWVNCIQCKECPTRSNLGMDLTLYDIKESSSGKFVPCDQQFCKEINGGLLTGCTANISCPYLEIYGDGSSTAGYFVKDIVLYDQVSGDLKTDSANGSIVFGCGARQSGDLSSSNEEALGGILGFGKANSSMISQLASSGKVKKMFAHCLNGVNGGGIFAIGHVVQPKVNMTPLLPDQPHYSVNMTAVQVGHAFLSLSTDTSTQGDRKGTIIDSGTTLAYLPEGIYEPLVYKIISQHPDLKVRTLHDEYTCFQYSESVDDGFPAVTFYFENGLSLKVYPHDYLFPSGDFWCIGWQNSGTQSRDSKNMTLLGDLVLSNKLVFYDLENQVIGWTEYNCSSSIKVRDERTGTVHLVGFHYISFACGLNINWVMILSLLALLHKWVY is encoded by the exons ATGGAGATGCTTCGCAGAAGCAGCAGAAGACTCTTCGTCTCCGCGTGTCTGTGGTTGCTTCTGTCACTGTCACCGTCACCGTCACCGTTGAGTGTCATTAGCGCCGCCCACGGCGTGTTCAACGTGAAGTGCAAGTATCAGGACCGCACCCTCTCCGCCCTCAAAGCCCACGACTACCGCCGCCAGCTCTCCCTCCTCGCCGGCGTCGACCTCCCCCTCGGAGGCTCCGGCCGCCCCGACGCCGTCGG GCTTTATTACGCTAAAATTGGGATTGGAACTCCTCCGAAGAATTACTATTTGCAGGTGGACACTGGCAGTGACATTATGTGGGTGAATTGCATTCAGTGCAAAGAATGCCCCACCAGAAGCAACCTTGGT ATGGACCTTACACTCTACGACATAAAGGAATCCTCCTCTGGTAAATTTGTTCCCTGTGATCAACAGTTTTGCAAAGAGATCAATGGGGGTCTGCTGACCGGATGCACTGCTAATATTTCCTGTCCATATCTGGAGATATATGGTGATGGGAGCTCGACTGCTGGTTACTTTGTAAAGGATATCGTACTTTATGATCAAGTGTCTGGGGACCTTAAAACTGATTCAGCAAATGGAAGTATTGTATTTGG GTGTGGTGCAAGACAATCTGGAGATCTAAGTTCTTCGAATGAAGAGGCACTTGGTGGAATACTTGGATTTGGAAAAGCTAATTCATCAATGATTTCACAACTTGCTTCTTCTGGCAAAGTGAAAAAGATGTTTGCTCATTGCTTAAATGGAGTAAATGGAGGTGGTATATTTGCTATTGGGCATGTTGTGCAACCTAAAGTAAACATGACTCCATTATTACCAGACCA GCCACACTACAGTGTTAATATGACTGCAGTTCAAGTTGGCCATGCTTTCCTTAGTCTATCAACAGATACATCAACACAAGGAGACAGAAAAGGGACAATAATTGACAGTGGTACAACCTTGGCCTATCTGCCTGAAGGAATTTATGAGCCGCTAGTATATAAG ATAATTTCTCAGCACCCCGATCTAAAAGTTCGGACTCTCCATGACGAGTATACGTGCTTTCAATATTCCGAGAG TGTTGATGATGGATTTCCAGCTGtcacattttattttgaaaatgggCTCTCGTTGAAGGTTTATCCTCATGATTATTTATTTCCCTCT GGAGATTTCTGGTGTATTGGTTGGCAAAATAGTGGGACACAGTCAAGAGATAGCAAAAATATGACCTTATTGGGAG ATTTAGTGCTTTCAAATAAACTTGTCTTCTATGACCTTGAAAATCAGGTTATTGGATGGACTGAGTACAACT GTTCTTCAAGCATTAAAGTGAGGGATGAGCGAACGGGAACAGTCCATTTAGTTGGTTTCCACTACATTTCTTTTGCTTGTGGTTTAAACATCAACTGGGTGATGATTTTGTCTCTACTTGCTCTACTTCATAAATGGGTATATTGA
- the LOC114397564 gene encoding putative disease resistance RPP13-like protein 3 yields the protein MADSVVAFLLDNLSRLLEDEHKLLSGVEDKVNSLCNELKFIHIFLKNSEGKRSHDTVKEVVSQIRDVAHKAEDVVDTYVANITKHRQRNILSKLFHLREQVMVLHQVNSDIEKIRTRIDEIYKNRDRYGIGEGEFRSEEAAAEAEPLLKRRREVEEEDVVGLVHDSSHVIQELMESESRLKVVSIIGMGGLGKTTLARKIYNNNQVQLWFPCLAWVSVSNDYRPKEFLLSLLKCSMSSTSEFEELSEAELKKKVAEWLKGKKYLVVLDDIWETQVWDEVKGAFPDDQSGSRILITSRNKEVAHYAGTASPYYLPILNEDESWELFTKKIFRGEECPSDLEPLGRSIVKTCGGLPLAIVVLAGLVAKKEKSQREWSRIKDVSWHLTEDKTGVMDILKLSYNNLPGRLKPCFLYFGIYPEDYEISARKLIQYWIAEGFIQPQKTGIADTTELEDVADFYLDELVDRSLVQVAKRRSDGGVKTCRIHDILRDLCLSESKSDKFLEVCTNSNIDTISNTNPRRMSIHWKGDWDVSANTFNKSCTRSIFIFGSDDRMDLIPVLKYFELARVLDCDYSIFGFLPYSVPRDLKRMIHLRYLRIWVKHLPDCVCSLWNLETLDVRYRGTVSSKIWTLKRLRHLYLKGKGKLPLPKANRMENLQTLSLLDQYPQQIIFLLNSGIFPRLRKLGLSCYDLDGESSMLPSLQRLSNLHSLNLKPSYPKYGFELLLDTNAFPSNLTKITLDVDAFPDLQSLMKTLGRLPNLQILKLRFGHVGFHLDIGRGEFPQLQVLHMDRIKVRQWRLEKDAMPRLRHLVINGCSKLSELPEELWSMTALRLVHVSRPSEELANSLKNVEPRNGCKLIISNAPELWTGKWDRFLS from the coding sequence ATGGCAGATAGTGTTGTTGCTTTTCTGCTAGATAACTTGTCTCGGCTGCTTGAAGATGAGCACAAGTTGCTTTCTGGCGTGGAGGACAAAGTCAACTCTCTTTGCAATGAGCTCAAGTTTATACACATCTTCCTCAAGAATTCCGAGGGCAAGCGCAGTCATGACACAGTGAAAGAAGTGGTGAGCCAAATCAGAGATGTCGCCCACAAAGCTGAAGATGTTGTTGACACCTACGTTGCCAACATCACCAAGCACAGACAGAGAAACATACTTAGCAAGTTATTCCACCTCAGAGAACAAGTCATGGTGCTTCACCAAGTCAACTCTGACATAGAGAAGATCAGGACTCGGATCGATGAGATCTATAAGAATAGGGACAGATATGGCATTGGAGAAGGTGAATTCCGAAGCGAAGAAGCTGCTGCAGAAGCAGAACCACTCCTCAAAAGAAGGAGGGAGGTGGAGGAAGAAGATGTGGTGGGCTTAGTGCATGACTCAAGCCATGTAATTCAGGAACTCATGGAGAGTGAGTCACGTCTTAAAGTTGTTTCCATAATTGGAATGGGAGGGTTGGGTAAGACCACTCTTGCCCGTAAGATCTATAACAACAATCAAGTGCAGCTGTGGTTTCCTTGCCTTGCATGGGTTTCTGTGTCCAACGATTACAGACCCAAGGAATTTCTTCTCAGCCTTCTCAAATGTTCAATGTCATCCACATCCGAATTTGAAGAATTAAGTGAGGCAGAACTGAAGAAGAAGGTAGCAGAATGGTTGAAAGGGAAGAAGTATCTGGTAGTGCTTGATGACATCTGGGAAACCCAAGTATGGGATGAGGTTAAAGGAGCCTTTCCAGATGACCAATCAGGTAGTAGAATTCTCATAACAAGTCGCAACAAAGAGGTGGCACACTATGCTGGAACTGCGTCTCCCTACTACCTTCCCATCCtcaatgaagatgaaagctgGGAACTCTTCACAAAGAAGATTTTTCGAGGTGAAGAATGCCCGTCTGATTTAGAGCCTCTGGGTAGATCCATTGTGAAAACTTGTGGGGGTTTACCACTTGCCATTGTGGTTTTAGCAGGACTCGTTGCCAAGAAGGAGAAGTCACAAAGAGAGTGGTCAAGAATCAAGGATGTGAGTTGGCATCTTACAGAGGATAAGACTGGAGTGATGGATATACTGAAGCTTAGCTATAACAACTTGCCTGGAAGATTAAAGCCTTGTTTTCTGTATTTTGGAATCTATCCTGAAGACTATGAGATCAGTGCAAGGAAATTGATCCAATATTGGATCGCAGAAGGGTTCATACAACCAcaaaaaactggaattgcagaTACAACAGAACTGGAAGATGTAGCTGACTTTTACTTGGATGAGCTGGTGGATCGCAGCTTGGTGCAAGTGGCAAAAAGGAGGAGTGATGGGGGTGTCAAGACATGTCGGATTCATGATATTCTACGTGATCTTTGCTTGTCAGAAAGCAAGTCTGATAAGTTTCTGGAGGTTTGCACAAACTCCAACATTGATACCATCAGTAATACCAATCCCCGTAGAATGTCCATCCACTGGAAAGGAGACTGGGATGTCTCTGCAAACACATTTAACAAATCATGCACTCGTTCCATATTCATCTTTGGTAGTGATGATAGAATGGACCTAATTCCTGTTTTGAAATACTTCGAGTTGGCCCGTGTGCTTGATTGTGATTATTCGATTTTTGGGTTTTTGCCTTATTCAGTCCCCAGAGATTTGAAGAGGATGATCCATCTAAGATACTTGAGAATATGGGTCAAGCACCTTCCAGATTGTGTATGCAGCCTTTGGAATCTAGAAACACTGGATGTAAGATATAGAGGGACAGTATCCAGTAAAATTTGGACGTTGAAGCGACTGAGACATCTTTATTTGAAGGGGAAAGGGAAGTTACCACTGCCAAAAGCAAATAGAATGGAGAATCTCCAAACCCTTTCGTTATTGGATCAGTATCCACAACAAATTATTTTCCTGTTGAACAGTGGCATATTTCCTAGGTTGCGAAAATTAGGTTTGAGCTGTTATGATTTAGACGGAGAATCAAGTATGTTACCAAGTCTACAGCGCCTCAGCAATCTTCATAGCCTAAATCTAAAGCCCAGTTATCCAAAGTACGGTTTTGAACTTCTATTAGACACCAATGCGTTTCCATCAAATCTTACAAAGATAACCTTGGATGTAGATGCATTCCCTGATCTCCAATCTTTAATGAAGACACTAGGGCGACTTCCCAACCTTCAAATCTTGAAACTAAGATTCGGCCATGTTGGTTTTCATCTTGATATTGGCAGGGGAGAGTTCCCGCAACTTCAAGTGCTTCATATGGATCGAATAAAAGTAAGACAATGGAGATTAGAGAAAGATGCAATGCCTCGACTTCGCCATCTGGTCATTAATGGCTGTTCTAAATTGTCAGAGCTTCCAGAAGAACTTTGGTCAATGACTGCCTTACGACTGGTGCATGTTTCACGGCCCTCCGAAGAATTGGCTAACAGTCTCAAAAATGTGGAGCCCAGGAATGGCTGTAAGCTCATAATCTCTAATGCTCCAGAACTGTGGACAGGCAAGTGGGACCGCTTTCTCTCATAA
- the LOC114397565 gene encoding probable protein phosphatase 2C 33 has translation MTQAVEVLNRYGTDLVGEPRGSDSECLAGFECFLNIVRALGMGSCISEVGAGGSSPPLLPFSPESNMDGGKRRRLRGSSSFDFKVPGRMFLNGSSEVASMYCKQGRKGINQDAMLVWENFCSKEDTIFCGVFDGHGPYGHRVAKKVRDSFPLKLNAQWDLHHKNRDGLSDHSSATGSYKSEGNGFRLVDEKTSPTDHELDETDTILTLRESFLKACKIMDKELKHHPDIDCFCSGTTAVTLVKQGLDLVIGNVGDSRAVLGTRDHEDSLIAVQLTVDLKPNLPREEERIKLRRGRVFSLQNEPDVARVWLPNSDFPGLAMARAFGDFCLKDFGLIAVPDISYHRLTEKDEFVVLATDGIWDVLSNEEVVDIVASASQSTAARALVESAVRAWKTKFPFCKVDDCAAVCLFFDSDLDFKSTDTKDKLIPEASIDQSEQLALLGEKGVGNEAEKKQQ, from the exons ATGACTCAG GCGGTGGAGGTGCTGAATCGGTATGGGACGGATCTGGTGGGGGAGCCGAGAGGTTCTGATTCTGAGTGTTTGGCGGGTTTTGAGTGTTTTCTGAACATTGTGAGGGCATTGGGAATGGGATCGTGCATCTCGGAGGTTGGAGCTGGTGGAAGTTCCCctcctcttcttcctttttcgcctgaatcgaacatggATGGTGGGAAGAGGAGAAGGTTAAGGGGTTCCTCTTCCTTTGATTTCAAAGTGCCTGGGAGGATGTTCTTGAATGGGTCAAGCGAGGTTGCATCCATGTATTGCAAGCAAGGAAGAAAAGGGATCAACCAAGATGCTATGCTTGTTTGGGAG AACTTTTGTTCAAAGGAAGACACCATTTTTTGTGGTGTTTTTGATGGACATGGACCTTATGGCCACAGGGTTGCAAAGAAAGTTAGGGATTCTTTTCCTTTAAAGCTTAATGCCCAATGGGATTTGCATCATAAGAATAGAGATGGACTCAGTGATCATAGCAGCGCCACAGGAAGTTATAAATCTGAAGGGAATGGATTTAGACTGGTGGATGAGAAAACTAGTCCCACTGATCATGAACTTGATGAAACAGATACGATTTTGACATTACGAGAATCATTTTTGAAGGCTTGTAAGATTATGGATAAAGAACTGAAACATCATCCTGATATTGACTGCTTTTGTAGTGGGACTACAGCAGTTACTTTGGTCAAGCAg GGGCTGGACCTTGTTATTGGAAATGTTGGTGACTCGAGAGCTGTATTGGGTACCCGAGATCATGAGGATTCCCTTATTGCTGTTCAGTTGACCGTTGACCTTAAGCCAAATCTTCCAA GGGAAGAAGAGAGGATCAAGCTTCGTAGAGGAAGGGTTTTTTCCCTTCAGAATGAACCTGATGTGGCTCGAGTTTGGCTGCCTAACTCTGATTTCCCTGGTCTTGCTATGGCTCGGGCATTTGGAGATTTTTGCCTTAAGGACTTTGGATTGATTGCTGTTCCAGATATCTCATATCACCGCCTTACCGAGAAGGATGAATTTGTTGTGTTAGCAACAGATGGG ATTTGGGATGTTCTGTCAAATGAAGAAGTTGTGGACATTGTGGCATCTGCTTCACAGTCTACTGCTGCTAGAGCACTGGTTGAGTCAGCTGTTCGGGCATGGAAGACAAAATTTCCTTTTTGTAAGGTTGATGATTGTGCCGCAGTTTGCCTCTTCTTTGATTCTGATTTAGATTTCAAGTCAACAGATACAAAAGACAAGTTAATACCGGAGGCATCTATTGACCAATCTGAGCAGTTAGCTTTACTTGGTGAAAAGGGAGTTGGAAATGAAGCTGAAAAAAAGCAGCAATAG
- the LOC114395808 gene encoding chitinase-like protein 1, producing MMETTAKRNAVVAPIAALLLVVLLAASVVVEAQENSDVKTLVKHMHGKKYCDKGWECKGWSIYCCNLTITDYFQTYQFENLFSKRNSPVAHAVGFWDYHSFIAAAALFEPQGFGTTGNKTMQMMEIAAFLGHVGSKTSCGYGVATGGPLAWGLCYNHEMSPMQSYCDDYFKLTYPCTPGAEYYGRGAIPIFWNYNYGAVGEALKIDLLSHPEYIEQNATLAFQAAIWRWMTPMKKSQPSAHDAFVGNWKPSKNDTMENRLPGFGTTMNILYGDGVCGQGDVDSMNNIVSHYQYYLDLLGVGREQAGPHEILTCAEQVPFNPSSKPASSS from the exons ATGATGGAGACGACGGCGAAGCGAAACGCTGTCGTTGCGCCAATCGCGGCGTTGTTGTTGGTGGTGCTACTCGCGGCGAGTGTGGTGGTGGAGGCTCAGGAGAACTCGGACGTGAAGACGCTGGTGAAGCACATGCACGGGAAGAAGTACTGTGACAAAGGATGGGAATGTAAGGGCTGGTCAATTTACTGTTGTAACCTCACTATTACTGATTATTTCCAGACCTACCAGTTCGAGAATCTCTTCTCCAAGCGGAACTCGCCGGTGGCGCACGCCGTCGGATTTTGGGACTACCACTCGTTCATCGCCGCTGCCGCGCTTTTCGAGCCGCAAGGGTTCGGCACCACCGGGAACAAGACGATGCAGATGATGGAGATTGCGGCGTTCCTCGGACACGTCGGCAGCAAGACCTCTT GTGGTTATGGAGTGGCTACCGGAGGACCTTTGGCCTGGGGTCTTTGTTACAACCATGAAATGAGTCCTATGCAGTCATACTGTGATGACTACTTCAAACTCACATACCCCTGTACACCTGGTGCTGAGTACTATGGTCGTGGAGCTATTCCCATTTTCTG GAACTACAACTATGGTGCTGTTGGAGAAGCTTTGAAGATCGACCTACTCAGCCATCCAGAATACATAGAGCAGAATGCCACCCTTGCTTTCCAGGCTGCTATTTGGAGATGGATGACACCAATGAAAAAGTCACAGCCCTCTGCGCATGATGCCTTTGTCGGCAACTGGAAGCCTAGCAAGAATGATACTATGGAGAATCGTCTTCCTGGATTTGGCACTACAATGAACATTCTCTATGGGGATGGTGTTTGTGGACAAGGTGATGTGGACTCGATGAACAATATCGTTTCCCATTACCAGTATTATCTTGACCTTCTAGGTGTTGGTCGAGAACAGGCTGGGCCCCATGAAATCCTTACATGCGCTGAGCAGGTTCCTTTCAACCCATCTTCCAAACCTGCTTCTTCATCTTAA